In Methanobacteriaceae archaeon, a single window of DNA contains:
- a CDS encoding nitroreductase family protein encodes MEFIDVINERYSVRGYLDKEVEKEKLEYVLKAATLAPTGVNKQPFKVYVIDTKKYKKELSEIYAAEWFVEAPYVLCVVALRNEAWVRPWDSKSIADIDATIVMDHIILAATDVGLGTCYIAAFKKNKAHKFLGLDETEEAVLFTPLGYGNAEPRETPRKELDEFVVYKD; translated from the coding sequence ATGGAATTTATTGATGTAATTAATGAAAGATACAGTGTTAGAGGATATTTAGATAAAGAAGTAGAAAAAGAAAAGCTTGAATACGTTTTAAAAGCAGCTACATTAGCTCCAACAGGAGTTAACAAACAGCCATTTAAAGTTTACGTTATTGATACTAAAAAATATAAAAAGGAATTATCCGAAATCTATGCTGCAGAATGGTTTGTAGAAGCACCATACGTTTTATGTGTTGTTGCACTAAGAAATGAAGCTTGGGTAAGACCATGGGATTCAAAAAGCATTGCAGATATTGATGCAACTATCGTAATGGATCACATTATTCTTGCAGCTACTGATGTTGGTCTTGGAACATGTTATATTGCAGCATTCAAGAAAAATAAAGCACATAAATTCTTAGGATTGGATGAAACAGAAGAAGCAGTATTATTTACTCCTCTTGGTTATGGTAATGCTGAACCTCGTGAAACTCCAAGAAAAGAATTAGATGAATTTGTAGTATATAAAGATTAA
- a CDS encoding Mov34/MPN/PAD-1 family protein: MSFISKLFGNNDEEFNEVRVDREVLDSVIYYSKQAYPNEFLAFFDGVIKDKILYITHLIFVPGETCETGAVVHTELVPLNTKYYGSVHSHPGPSARPSGADLKTFSKNGYFHMIVCLPYSYETFMAYDRHGNTVDYTVGDYSHLVNDDFAEFFDEDDVVTDSDEFKPGFFDEEDDEFFKSLDDEKNFENEVFEDNHMPNNVIKIELNPDGSVKKVSRNFKD, from the coding sequence ATGAGTTTTATATCAAAATTATTTGGAAATAATGATGAAGAATTCAATGAAGTAAGAGTTGACAGAGAAGTATTGGATTCTGTAATCTATTATTCAAAACAGGCTTATCCAAATGAATTTCTAGCATTCTTTGATGGTGTTATCAAAGATAAAATATTGTATATTACTCATTTAATCTTTGTTCCAGGCGAAACTTGTGAAACTGGTGCGGTTGTACATACTGAATTGGTTCCATTGAATACCAAATACTACGGATCAGTTCACTCACACCCAGGACCAAGTGCACGTCCGTCAGGAGCAGATTTAAAAACTTTTTCTAAAAATGGATATTTTCATATGATAGTTTGTCTTCCATATTCCTATGAAACATTTATGGCATATGATAGACACGGAAATACTGTTGATTACACTGTTGGTGACTATAGTCATTTGGTAAATGATGATTTTGCTGAATTCTTCGACGAAGATGATGTTGTAACTGATAGTGATGAGTTTAAACCAGGATTTTTCGATGAAGAAGATGATGAATTTTTCAAAAGTCTTGATGATGAAAAAAATTTTGAAAATGAGGTTTTTGAAGATAATCACATGCCAAATAATGTAATAAAAATAGAACTTAATCCTGATGGCAGTGTTAAAAAAGTCTCAAGGAATTTTAAAGACTAA
- a CDS encoding MmgE/PrpD family protein encodes MFLQNISKFISNYRYEQSTVASMTAVKAAFLDFFGVTYRGIEEEASNIALTTIDELFSGKIDLNFSASVIGKNLKTDVLSAAFINGVAAHVLELDDGHRGAQLHLGSVIFPTALAISEAHDLTGREFLESVIVGYEVGILLGKLVNPDHRDNGFHTTGTIGTFVAGAVAAKLLKLDVDQILNTLGLCGTQAAGLLESDHGGSMGKVLHVGKAAYNGILSAYLARNGFTGSGTIFDGDEGFLRTMVLDKQEEFSLEDALRNVGNVSVRDIYFKKYPFCRHLHSSIDTALKLKASIGDEYSHIQHILVETYEVAAQHDNYHPKNIEELKQSLPYAIAISLVVGEVSVDKINQLVEFGLLENYSTVDDVNAIKKIVNNMTIISDDELTKLYPSKRPSNIIIRLDEVFRNGTFQNSTLLPKGDFENPFQLKELIEKFKGLNPKYDVSNLTVIDSIEEYNMKYVVGKLNGR; translated from the coding sequence ATGTTTTTGCAAAATATTTCTAAATTTATATCCAACTATCGCTATGAACAATCAACCGTAGCATCTATGACTGCGGTAAAAGCGGCTTTTTTGGATTTCTTTGGGGTTACATATAGGGGAATTGAGGAAGAAGCATCAAATATTGCTTTAACTACAATTGATGAGCTATTTTCTGGAAAAATTGATTTAAATTTTAGTGCATCTGTAATAGGGAAGAATTTAAAAACAGATGTTTTAAGTGCAGCTTTTATAAATGGGGTTGCTGCACATGTTTTGGAGTTGGATGATGGTCACAGAGGTGCTCAACTTCATTTAGGTTCAGTTATATTTCCAACAGCTCTTGCAATTTCTGAAGCTCATGATTTAACTGGTAGAGAATTTTTAGAAAGTGTAATTGTAGGTTATGAAGTTGGAATTTTACTTGGAAAACTTGTAAATCCAGACCACAGGGACAACGGATTTCATACAACAGGAACAATAGGAACATTTGTTGCTGGTGCGGTTGCAGCTAAATTGCTAAAACTTGATGTTGATCAGATTTTAAACACATTAGGATTATGTGGAACCCAAGCAGCAGGTCTTTTGGAATCTGACCACGGTGGATCTATGGGTAAAGTTTTACATGTTGGAAAAGCAGCATATAATGGTATTTTATCTGCATATCTTGCAAGAAATGGTTTTACAGGTAGTGGAACCATATTTGATGGGGATGAAGGATTTTTAAGAACAATGGTTCTAGATAAACAAGAAGAATTTTCCCTAGAAGATGCTTTAAGAAATGTGGGAAATGTAAGTGTAAGAGACATTTACTTTAAAAAATATCCGTTTTGTAGACATTTACACTCTTCAATAGATACTGCCCTAAAGCTTAAAGCAAGTATTGGTGATGAGTATTCTCATATTCAACATATTCTTGTGGAAACATACGAGGTTGCAGCTCAACACGATAATTATCACCCGAAAAACATAGAAGAATTAAAACAAAGCCTTCCTTATGCAATTGCAATTTCTCTTGTTGTTGGTGAAGTAAGTGTTGATAAAATCAATCAGTTAGTTGAATTTGGTCTTTTAGAAAACTATTCTACTGTTGATGATGTAAATGCAATTAAAAAGATAGTAAATAATATGACTATTATCTCAGATGATGAATTAACTAAACTTTATCCGTCAAAAAGACCTTCAAATATCATTATCAGATTAGATGAAGTATTTAGAAATGGAACATTCCAAAACAGTACATTACTTCCAAAAGGAGACTTTGAAAATCCTTTCCAATTAAAAGAATTAATCGAGAAATTTAAAGGTTTAAATCCTAAATATGATGTCAGTAATTTAACTGTTATTGATTCTATTGAAGAATACAATATGAAATATGTTGTTGGTAAATTGAATGGTAGATAA
- a CDS encoding DUF3100 domain-containing protein yields MSKISKKNSDTKVQHIYRDKTDRRILKKNPWKDYGLHITVLVLVIVAEFIGSIKIPLAKGVEILVMPLLYTMVLGLIFYLAKPITWIQRKQSRVAEGAMMLFIGVLIAKLAVSSGQSIHLIFEMGPALMLQELGHLATILIALPAALLLGFKRECIGMTSSIGREPEVAVIVDKYGFNSPESRGIFALFIVGTIIGTVFISFLTSICVSVLPLHPYAFAMASGVGSASMNAASLAPTIAAFPNLATPIEAFAGFSNLLSFSVGIYIVMFVAIPLTEKLYSFLEPRIGRDPIVEEKKEGDE; encoded by the coding sequence TTGTCAAAAATATCAAAAAAGAATAGTGATACGAAAGTTCAACATATCTATCGTGATAAAACCGATAGACGTATTTTGAAAAAGAATCCGTGGAAGGATTATGGATTACATATTACAGTACTTGTTTTAGTTATAGTGGCTGAATTTATTGGTTCAATTAAAATTCCCCTTGCAAAAGGCGTAGAAATTTTAGTTATGCCTTTGCTTTATACAATGGTTTTAGGTTTAATATTTTATTTGGCAAAACCAATTACTTGGATTCAAAGAAAACAATCCAGAGTTGCTGAAGGGGCAATGATGTTGTTTATTGGAGTGTTAATTGCAAAATTAGCAGTTTCCAGTGGTCAATCCATTCATTTGATTTTTGAAATGGGTCCTGCTTTAATGTTACAAGAATTAGGACACTTAGCTACAATTTTAATAGCTCTTCCTGCTGCATTATTGCTTGGATTTAAACGTGAATGTATTGGTATGACTTCATCTATTGGTCGTGAACCTGAAGTTGCAGTTATTGTTGACAAATATGGTTTTAACTCTCCAGAATCAAGAGGTATTTTTGCACTCTTCATTGTTGGAACAATTATTGGAACTGTGTTTATTAGTTTCCTTACCAGTATCTGTGTTTCAGTATTGCCTCTACACCCATATGCATTTGCTATGGCTTCCGGTGTAGGTAGTGCAAGTATGAATGCTGCTTCACTCGCTCCGACTATTGCAGCTTTCCCGAATTTAGCAACACCTATTGAAGCATTTGCTGGATTCAGTAATTTATTGTCTTTCTCTGTTGGTATCTATATTGTTATGTTTGTAGCAATACCATTAACAGAAAAATTATATTCCTTTTTAGAACCTAGAATTGGAAGAGACCCTATTGTTGAAGAAAAGAAAGAGGGTGATGAATAG
- a CDS encoding heavy metal-binding domain-containing protein yields MVKMDEFPMSSANYIAGYRIVENKGFVYGLTVRSRGLGGNIGAGLKSLVGGEIRQYVDMMENSREESIDRCIEHAKELGANGIISVRMASDSISQTMQEVLTYGTAVVIEKIEDK; encoded by the coding sequence ATGGTAAAAATGGATGAATTCCCAATGTCTAGTGCAAATTACATTGCAGGTTATAGAATTGTTGAAAACAAAGGTTTTGTTTACGGATTAACTGTACGTTCCCGTGGTCTTGGGGGGAATATTGGTGCTGGTCTTAAGAGTCTTGTTGGTGGAGAAATCAGACAGTATGTTGATATGATGGAAAACTCAAGAGAAGAATCAATTGACAGATGTATTGAACATGCAAAAGAATTAGGTGCAAATGGAATAATTTCCGTTAGAATGGCTTCAGACAGTATTTCCCAAACTATGCAGGAAGTATTAACTTATGGAACTGCAGTTGTAATTGAAAAAATTGAAGATAAATAA
- a CDS encoding peptidase produces the protein MENTKQFLKKIGINEVSSDYKSDKRFGDGGQYRFEVPGIQSPKTMEALLEESIKQGIFIHRVTQTKGIMMLSDDEIKQMVNLAIGYGCELFLSVGPRATYDTSATVHTKEGSRIGYRLRGYDNLVYAIEDVKRACRLGVRGILLYDEGLLFVLNKMRQDVELPENVHFKLSAHAGHSNPASAKLLESQGLNSLNPVRDLQIPMIGAIRDACNLAIDLHTENPKSTGGFIRHYEVPQFIKVASPVYLKTGGSVAANHNWDTTQKEAIARIKQVVLVKRIIDEYYPDAVVSPAKSDDLSTPE, from the coding sequence ATGGAAAATACAAAACAATTCCTTAAAAAAATTGGAATAAATGAAGTTTCAAGCGATTATAAATCTGATAAACGTTTTGGCGATGGTGGACAATACCGTTTTGAAGTTCCAGGAATCCAATCTCCAAAAACAATGGAAGCTCTTTTAGAAGAATCAATAAAACAGGGTATTTTTATTCATAGAGTCACTCAAACCAAAGGAATAATGATGTTGAGTGATGATGAGATTAAACAAATGGTTAATTTAGCTATTGGTTATGGATGTGAATTATTTTTATCTGTTGGTCCAAGAGCAACCTATGATACATCTGCAACAGTTCATACCAAAGAGGGAAGTAGAATAGGCTATCGTTTAAGAGGATATGATAATTTAGTCTATGCAATCGAGGACGTTAAAAGAGCATGCAGATTAGGTGTTCGTGGTATATTATTATATGATGAAGGATTACTTTTTGTATTAAACAAGATGAGACAAGATGTTGAACTTCCTGAAAATGTTCACTTTAAATTATCTGCACATGCAGGTCATTCCAATCCGGCTTCTGCAAAATTACTTGAATCTCAGGGTCTTAATTCACTTAATCCAGTAAGAGATTTGCAAATTCCAATGATTGGAGCTATAAGAGATGCATGCAATCTTGCAATTGATTTACACACTGAAAATCCAAAATCCACTGGAGGATTTATAAGACACTATGAAGTTCCACAATTCATTAAAGTAGCATCTCCTGTTTATCTTAAAACCGGAGGATCTGTTGCAGCTAATCACAACTGGGATACAACACAAAAAGAAGCAATAGCTCGTATAAAACAGGTTGTATTAGTTAAAAGAATAATTGATGAATATTATCCTGATGCAGTAGTATCTCCTGCAAAATCTGATGATTTATCTACTCCAGAGTGA
- a CDS encoding transcriptional regulator: protein MLTRGNLLQQTEKLLKSQGFKTSDFYEQGSFDLVARKKLLILLLKTFVNIDSINEQNAHEMKQLANIFLASPIIIGSKSRNGLLEEGVIYERYDIPTIGFDTFKNMILYNEYPEILADRGGYFVKIDGNVIKQYRDEYSMSLKELASLAHVSRATMYKYENGIVRANAETAMILEEILNTKVTLDIDLLKQPQKEDIEYSDDVNDLSKLGYGVLSTNKGPFDAVAKMKTSDKHSPLMANVEKNRTEKTLKRMAIPLKDLSMITTSEPVFIINNEKIKESIGTIPVIKSWELKEFENSKELLKIIRERKEN, encoded by the coding sequence ATGTTGACTCGAGGAAACTTGTTACAACAAACTGAAAAATTATTAAAATCTCAAGGTTTTAAAACATCAGATTTCTATGAACAAGGTTCATTTGATCTTGTAGCGAGAAAAAAATTGTTAATTTTACTTTTAAAGACATTTGTAAATATAGATAGTATTAACGAACAAAATGCTCATGAAATGAAGCAGTTAGCTAATATATTCCTTGCTTCCCCAATTATTATTGGAAGCAAATCAAGAAACGGCCTTCTTGAAGAAGGAGTAATTTATGAAAGATATGACATTCCAACTATTGGATTTGACACTTTCAAAAATATGATTTTATACAATGAATATCCAGAAATTTTAGCTGACCGTGGAGGATACTTTGTTAAAATTGACGGAAATGTCATAAAACAGTATCGTGACGAATATTCAATGTCTCTTAAAGAATTAGCTAGTCTTGCACATGTATCTCGTGCTACAATGTATAAGTATGAAAATGGAATTGTTCGTGCAAATGCTGAAACTGCAATGATTTTAGAAGAAATTTTAAATACAAAAGTTACATTAGATATTGATTTGTTAAAACAGCCTCAAAAAGAAGATATAGAATATAGTGATGATGTTAATGACCTGTCAAAATTAGGTTATGGAGTTTTATCAACCAATAAAGGACCATTTGATGCAGTAGCAAAAATGAAAACCTCCGATAAACATTCTCCGTTAATGGCAAATGTTGAAAAGAATAGAACTGAAAAAACCTTAAAAAGAATGGCAATTCCTCTAAAAGACTTATCAATGATTACAACTTCTGAACCTGTCTTTATAATAAATAATGAAAAGATTAAAGAATCAATTGGAACAATTCCAGTTATAAAGTCATGGGAATTAAAAGAATTTGAGAATTCAAAAGAATTATTAAAAATAATTAGAGAAAGAAAAGAAAATTAA
- a CDS encoding tRNA(Ile)(2)-agmatinylcytidine synthase, with amino-acid sequence MIIINILHIGIDDTDSPDGMCTTYLASQIVNKFEENGIKLLDYPRLIRLNPFARFKTRGNGGVSFQISNSDNVDLAKKIVLDEVEKLSMFDCDNTNPGVIFYDGEITKEMQDYAFRAIYEFITIDGAEEFGKSVGCEIHKFKKGRGIIGSIAAISLPLPDYTFELLAYRSSQNYGTKRQIDYESVYKMDKETFPDTFENIDYSEDYIAIEPKTPCPVLYGIRSNTVEALKKAKEIVQVSEPIVDWCIFKTNQHTDMHIQKASDIASMKQYGCYEVVGEVKNKPTIIDGGHMFFSIFDESGEIECGAYEPTKNFRKVVSHLRPGDIIKVFGGIGEQNTFNIEKFQVIKLNDIEYKNPVCECGKRMTSAGKNKGFKCKKCGNKIASNKKVPISVTRFLKNAQFYETPVSARRHLSKPLCRMDLD; translated from the coding sequence GTGATTATAATTAATATTTTACATATTGGAATTGACGATACAGATTCTCCGGATGGAATGTGTACTACTTATCTAGCTAGTCAAATTGTTAATAAATTTGAAGAAAATGGGATTAAACTTCTTGATTATCCAAGATTAATTAGATTAAATCCTTTTGCTCGTTTTAAAACTCGTGGAAATGGTGGAGTTAGTTTTCAGATTTCAAATAGTGATAATGTAGATTTGGCTAAGAAAATTGTTCTTGATGAAGTTGAAAAACTTTCAATGTTTGATTGTGACAATACAAATCCTGGCGTAATCTTTTATGATGGCGAAATCACAAAAGAAATGCAGGATTATGCTTTTAGAGCAATTTATGAGTTCATTACCATTGATGGGGCTGAAGAATTTGGAAAATCTGTTGGATGTGAAATTCATAAGTTCAAAAAAGGCAGAGGAATTATCGGGTCAATTGCAGCTATTAGTTTACCTCTTCCAGATTATACTTTTGAGCTATTGGCATACAGATCATCTCAAAATTATGGAACTAAACGTCAAATTGACTATGAATCTGTTTATAAAATGGATAAAGAGACTTTTCCAGACACTTTTGAAAATATTGATTATTCTGAAGATTATATTGCAATTGAACCTAAAACACCTTGTCCTGTTTTGTATGGAATCAGGTCAAATACTGTTGAGGCACTTAAAAAAGCAAAAGAAATTGTTCAGGTATCTGAACCTATTGTGGACTGGTGTATTTTTAAAACAAATCAGCACACTGATATGCATATTCAAAAAGCTTCCGATATTGCATCTATGAAGCAATATGGGTGCTATGAGGTTGTTGGTGAGGTTAAAAACAAACCTACAATCATTGATGGTGGACATATGTTCTTTTCAATCTTTGATGAGTCAGGAGAAATTGAATGTGGCGCATATGAGCCGACTAAAAACTTTAGAAAGGTAGTTTCTCATTTACGTCCTGGAGATATTATTAAAGTCTTTGGGGGAATTGGTGAGCAAAATACATTCAATATTGAGAAGTTTCAAGTCATTAAATTAAATGATATTGAGTATAAAAATCCTGTTTGCGAATGCGGTAAAAGAATGACTTCTGCAGGTAAAAACAAAGGATTTAAATGTAAAAAGTGTGGAAATAAAATTGCTTCAAACAAAAAAGTTCCTATTAGTGTCACACGTTTTTTAAAAAATGCTCAGTTTTATGAAACACCAGTTTCTGCAAGGCGTCACTTGTCAAAACCTCTTTGCAGAATGGATTTAGATTAA
- a CDS encoding citryl-CoA lyase: MQDNNFKIDRHSLKTAISRVETDKIVTRGYNQRDLIEKIRYSDMVFLLLKGRLPSIMEGKIFNHVLVSFCDHGVTPPSTQTARIVTSSGSPVNSAVAGALLSFGHKHAGAIEKAMELYQSKINSSYLIDDSEIDNKQIAGLAIEIYQDYVLKGKKVPGFGHRYHNIDPRANKLMEIVIKEGFIGPHIKLALALEDLIYEKKQIRLNVDGANAAILSDLGFTPDLGLGVFIIGRIPGIIAHIHEEKMDEDEFRRFCDLDDVIYQQKR, from the coding sequence ATGCAGGATAATAACTTTAAAATTGATAGACATTCTTTAAAAACAGCTATTTCACGAGTTGAAACTGATAAAATTGTTACTAGAGGATATAATCAAAGAGATTTAATTGAAAAAATAAGATATAGTGATATGGTTTTCTTACTATTAAAAGGAAGATTGCCATCTATTATGGAAGGTAAAATATTTAATCATGTCCTTGTTTCATTTTGCGATCATGGTGTAACTCCTCCAAGTACTCAAACAGCCCGTATAGTTACTTCTTCAGGCTCACCGGTTAATTCAGCTGTTGCAGGAGCATTATTGTCTTTTGGACATAAACATGCTGGAGCTATTGAAAAAGCTATGGAGTTATATCAGTCAAAAATCAATTCTTCTTACTTGATTGATGATTCTGAAATTGATAATAAACAGATTGCTGGTTTAGCTATTGAAATTTATCAAGACTATGTCTTAAAAGGTAAAAAAGTACCTGGTTTTGGTCACAGATACCATAACATTGACCCTAGAGCAAATAAACTGATGGAAATTGTTATCAAGGAAGGTTTTATTGGACCACATATTAAATTGGCATTAGCTCTTGAAGATTTAATCTATGAAAAAAAGCAAATTAGGCTTAATGTAGATGGGGCAAATGCAGCAATTTTGTCAGATTTAGGTTTCACACCAGACTTGGGATTAGGAGTATTTATTATTGGTAGAATCCCAGGTATAATTGCACACATTCATGAAGAAAAAATGGATGAAGATGAATTTAGAAGATTTTGCGATTTAGATGATGTAATTTATCAACAAAAAAGGTAG
- the serA gene encoding phosphoglycerate dehydrogenase — protein MKVLIADAINEKGIENLKEVADVVVDTSITPEELANTIHEYNGIVVRSRTKLTADIIEKADNLQIIARAGVGVDNIDLNAATEKGIMVVNSPESTSVTVAEHTMGLILSMARKISIADKSVKDGKWEKKKFMGVELRNKTLGVIGMGRIGSQVVNRCKAFGMDAMAYDPYLPEEVAKQMGVELTDLETVLKNADFITIHVPLTPETKHSISTEQFEIMKDTAFIVNCARGGIIDEEALYDALVNDKIGGAALDVYEEEPPAADCKLFGLDNIILTPHIAASTKEAQRDAAIIVADEIIDLAKGNTPKNVLNLPRIDKNTYNELTPYIELCEKLGCFVSQGINGKLKELEIIYSGELSEIDNLEILSRAVIQGAVNPFLSSPVNAVNAALVAKERGISIIEGRKDNSRGYESLIKVIAKSDDDTFTAEGTQLHEARILKVNDYWVDVIPKGHMFIAKYEDVPGSIGKIGTKLGEHNVNIGIMQVGRDEKGGRAIMVLTLDKEVPQEIISEIQALDNVYEATGLEL, from the coding sequence ATGAAAGTACTTATCGCTGATGCTATTAACGAAAAGGGTATCGAAAATTTAAAAGAAGTGGCTGACGTCGTTGTTGACACCAGTATCACTCCTGAAGAATTAGCAAATACTATCCATGAATACAATGGAATTGTAGTACGAAGTCGTACAAAATTAACTGCTGATATTATTGAAAAAGCAGACAATTTACAAATCATTGCAAGAGCAGGTGTTGGAGTAGACAACATTGATCTTAACGCTGCTACTGAAAAAGGTATTATGGTTGTAAACTCACCAGAATCCACCTCCGTTACTGTAGCTGAACATACTATGGGATTAATCTTAAGTATGGCTCGTAAAATTTCCATTGCTGATAAATCCGTTAAAGACGGTAAATGGGAAAAGAAAAAATTCATGGGAGTTGAACTTAGAAACAAAACTCTCGGTGTAATTGGAATGGGTAGAATCGGATCTCAAGTAGTAAACAGATGTAAAGCATTTGGTATGGATGCTATGGCATACGACCCATATTTACCAGAAGAAGTTGCAAAACAAATGGGCGTTGAATTAACTGACTTAGAAACCGTTCTTAAAAACGCAGATTTCATTACAATCCACGTACCTCTTACTCCAGAAACCAAACATTCAATTTCTACTGAACAATTCGAAATAATGAAAGACACTGCATTTATCGTAAACTGTGCTCGTGGAGGAATCATTGACGAAGAAGCATTATACGATGCATTAGTTAACGACAAAATTGGTGGAGCAGCACTTGATGTATACGAAGAAGAACCACCAGCAGCTGACTGCAAATTATTCGGACTTGATAATATTATCTTAACTCCTCACATTGCAGCTTCAACCAAAGAAGCTCAGAGAGATGCAGCTATTATTGTAGCAGATGAAATTATTGATTTAGCAAAAGGAAACACTCCTAAAAATGTATTAAACCTTCCACGTATTGACAAAAACACTTACAACGAATTAACTCCATACATCGAATTATGTGAAAAATTAGGTTGTTTTGTTTCCCAAGGAATTAACGGTAAACTTAAAGAACTCGAAATTATCTACAGTGGAGAACTTTCTGAAATTGATAACCTTGAAATCTTATCCAGAGCAGTTATCCAAGGTGCAGTAAACCCATTCTTAAGCTCACCAGTAAATGCAGTTAACGCAGCATTAGTCGCTAAAGAAAGAGGAATTAGCATCATCGAAGGTAGAAAAGACAACTCCAGAGGATACGAATCATTAATTAAAGTTATCGCAAAAAGTGATGACGACACTTTCACCGCTGAAGGTACTCAATTACACGAAGCTAGAATCTTAAAAGTTAATGATTACTGGGTTGACGTAATCCCTAAAGGACACATGTTCATTGCAAAATATGAAGATGTACCTGGAAGTATCGGTAAAATCGGAACCAAATTAGGCGAACACAACGTAAACATTGGAATTATGCAAGTTGGAAGAGATGAAAAAGGTGGAAGAGCTATCATGGTTTTAACCTTAGATAAAGAAGTTCCACAAGAAATAATTAGTGAAATCCAAGCTTTAGATAATGTTTACGAAGCTACTGGACTCGAATTATAA
- a CDS encoding V-type ATP synthase subunit H gives MAEISDAIAMIKKAESDAEQLIADSKSKSKELIDDANKKAEQSVSEVKAAAEEEAKKTVFDAEDKAKKEAQSIAEQSQVEVKSLKDEAMANVDEAASIIVKNIL, from the coding sequence ATGGCAGAGATATCAGACGCAATCGCAATGATAAAAAAAGCTGAATCTGATGCTGAACAACTTATTGCGGATTCAAAATCAAAATCAAAAGAATTGATTGATGATGCTAACAAAAAAGCTGAACAATCCGTATCCGAAGTTAAAGCTGCAGCAGAAGAAGAAGCTAAAAAAACTGTTTTTGATGCAGAAGATAAAGCTAAAAAAGAAGCACAATCAATTGCTGAACAGTCTCAAGTGGAAGTCAAATCTTTAAAAGATGAGGCTATGGCTAACGTTGATGAAGCTGCTTCTATTATTGTCAAAAATATATTGTAG
- a CDS encoding fumarate hydratase, whose product MSILDDISKTIIDASTTLSCDKYDALKRAIELEDNENAKWALEQILENYKVAQDIKFPLCDDTGIPHVIVEIGEDRQLSGKLINQIHRGIKLGLNNLPARPMAVIGDEVQRINQSEGLFEKPGMLRPAPILIDNGLDEHSYKRDISPDTLNIHFILEGGGPEIRAKTLRVYHKRSFDNVINTACEWLEESLKMLGCTPSIPAIGIGRTHYEATSLLLKAIAYGNLDNQSEHEKRITNRLNKTDIGPMGFGGKTTVLGTYLNIGNQRASGVRIVSIRPSCFVEPRVATLKL is encoded by the coding sequence ATGAGTATTTTGGATGATATTTCAAAAACAATAATTGATGCATCAACAACTCTTTCTTGTGATAAATATGATGCACTAAAAAGAGCTATTGAACTTGAAGACAATGAAAACGCCAAATGGGCTTTAGAACAGATTTTAGAAAATTATAAAGTAGCCCAGGATATTAAGTTTCCATTATGTGATGATACTGGTATTCCTCATGTTATTGTAGAAATCGGTGAGGATAGACAGCTTTCAGGAAAATTAATTAACCAGATTCATCGGGGAATTAAATTAGGATTAAATAATCTTCCTGCAAGACCAATGGCTGTAATTGGTGATGAAGTTCAAAGAATCAATCAAAGTGAAGGTTTATTTGAAAAACCAGGCATGCTTCGCCCAGCACCAATATTAATCGACAATGGTCTTGATGAACATTCATATAAAAGGGACATTTCTCCGGATACATTAAATATTCATTTTATACTTGAAGGGGGAGGTCCTGAGATAAGGGCAAAAACATTAAGAGTTTACCATAAAAGGTCTTTTGATAATGTAATCAATACTGCATGTGAATGGCTTGAAGAGTCATTAAAAATGTTGGGTTGTACTCCATCTATTCCTGCAATTGGTATAGGTAGAACACATTATGAAGCAACTTCTCTTCTTCTAAAGGCAATTGCCTATGGGAATTTGGATAATCAAAGTGAACATGAAAAAAGAATCACTAATAGATTGAATAAAACTGACATTGGACCTATGGGTTTTGGTGGAAAAACAACAGTTTTAGGAACTTATTTAAATATTGGAAATCAAAGGGCAAGTGGTGTAAGGATAGTGTCAATAAGACCATCCTGTTTTGTTGAACCAAGAGTTGCAACATTAAAATTGTAA